From a region of the Paenibacillus lutimineralis genome:
- a CDS encoding DUF4062 domain-containing protein, whose product MRKKLQVYISSTFPDLIEERHTAVESVLKAGHIPAGIEQFFKLRQLGMMKKWIDESDIFILILGGLYGNMLHDVSKSHVHWEYDYAGEVGKPRFAFVLTDEALREKPYDFVVLEDYPQYLEFKKSVQETVPFYHVEDMRHIQMVLRDQLPEYGKRDDLNGWYSGKDLPDVQKLLEENAKLKVELEEMKRANP is encoded by the coding sequence ATGAGAAAAAAATTACAAGTTTATATATCGTCTACTTTTCCCGATTTAATTGAAGAAAGACACACTGCTGTGGAATCCGTGCTTAAGGCGGGTCATATCCCTGCTGGGATCGAGCAATTCTTTAAGTTGCGTCAGCTAGGAATGATGAAGAAATGGATCGATGAATCCGACATATTTATTCTAATTCTCGGCGGACTCTACGGGAACATGCTTCATGACGTATCTAAGAGCCATGTCCATTGGGAATATGATTATGCCGGCGAAGTTGGCAAGCCTAGATTTGCCTTTGTCCTTACAGACGAGGCCTTAAGAGAAAAGCCATACGATTTTGTAGTATTGGAAGACTATCCGCAATACCTGGAATTCAAGAAGTCCGTTCAAGAAACAGTACCTTTCTATCATGTTGAAGACATGCGCCACATTCAGATGGTTCTTCGTGATCAATTACCTGAGTATGGAAAGAGAGACGATCTGAATGGCTGGTATTCCGGCAAGGATCTCCCGGACGTACAGAAGTTATTAGAGGAGAATGCTAAATTAAAGGTGGAGTTAGAGGAAATGAAGCGAGCAAATCCGTAA
- a CDS encoding SMI1/KNR4 family protein, translated as MYERLADKLKTTSALKWYPGRGVEESWIVEVEEELGFRLPPSYRWWLIHYGNAGLNGGNILAICPPEHREYDHTDLLYIHRLNLAEEWWVSRFPDRLDLFVPDSDELYFFDTSSSNEQGEFPIMCYDLMNDLIDKYASTFAEFLERLIDERSGG; from the coding sequence ATGTATGAGCGTTTGGCAGACAAACTGAAGACGACATCTGCGTTAAAGTGGTATCCCGGTCGAGGGGTGGAAGAAAGCTGGATCGTGGAGGTAGAAGAGGAATTAGGATTCCGTCTACCGCCATCTTATCGCTGGTGGCTGATTCATTACGGTAATGCCGGGTTGAATGGCGGGAATATCCTAGCGATTTGTCCTCCAGAACATAGAGAATATGACCATACCGATCTTCTTTATATACACAGATTAAATTTAGCCGAGGAGTGGTGGGTGAGCCGTTTCCCCGATAGACTAGATTTGTTTGTTCCAGATAGCGATGAGCTTTATTTTTTTGATACGTCTTCCAGTAATGAACAGGGTGAATTTCCAATTATGTGTTACGATCTTATGAATGACTTGATCGATAAGTACGCTTCAACCTTTGCCGAGTTTCTTGAACGGTTGATTGACGAGCGAAGTGGAGGCTAG
- a CDS encoding phage tail protein — MSYLVDFKEVSTVGLESSPVADALAGLRANEARYFMNKYKHEFTVVPASESQENLDYVNRILKEERDIEFAAKPLETSRFQVENIQFTYVFYEDGLGLNVMYTIDDPKKRAVGFKLSEGMEVPKELEAKFKFARQKSKLAGTIRGSFFVIKGEY, encoded by the coding sequence ATGTCGTATCTCGTTGATTTCAAAGAGGTGTCTACGGTTGGTTTAGAATCTTCTCCTGTAGCAGACGCGCTTGCTGGATTACGTGCTAATGAAGCCCGTTATTTCATGAATAAATACAAGCATGAATTTACGGTTGTACCCGCTAGTGAAAGCCAGGAGAACCTGGATTATGTGAACCGAATTTTGAAAGAAGAACGTGATATTGAGTTTGCAGCCAAACCTTTAGAGACGTCGCGTTTTCAAGTTGAAAATATCCAATTTACCTACGTCTTTTATGAGGATGGTCTGGGGCTTAATGTGATGTATACGATTGATGACCCTAAGAAACGGGCCGTTGGTTTTAAGCTTTCTGAGGGGATGGAGGTTCCCAAAGAGTTAGAAGCGAAGTTTAAGTTTGCTAGGCAGAAGTCCAAACTTGCCGGAACCATCCGGGGCTCGTTCTTTGTAATTAAAGGAGAGTATTAA
- a CDS encoding MATE family efflux transporter has protein sequence MTTTDQIPSWKKLSLFAVTWPIFIDSVLRMLLGTVDVFMLSRVSDTATGAVGLANEIIFFCILMFGFVGIGTSVAVSQYIGARREQEASRISALAITINLIFGILVSLVLVSFGEPLLHLLNLNPEQIGIASHYLRIIGGFIWIEALSYAISSVIRSTGHTKSVMYVTLGVNIIHMTGNYLLIFGNFGFPEWGVTGAAVSTVISRLLGILVLIVILYRRIPAPIRHKDYVTWNRSYVKQIMSIGLPAAGEHLSWQSQYLMIISFVNMIGVTALNTHVYVMNVSNYFMALAMAIGSGTEIIVGQMVGAGEKKAAYHRLIKSVRISFILTLVIVSIASLFRYQMIGMFTNDPDIIAVGATIFLLSIVLEPGRTFNTVVINSLRAAGDARFPVMMGVLSMWGVSVPLAYVLGVHFGFGLLGIWIAFAVDEWLRGIIMLLRWKSRAWEKKALVKPLSVSDVSIETQA, from the coding sequence GTGACAACTACTGATCAAATTCCATCATGGAAAAAACTTAGTCTCTTCGCCGTAACCTGGCCCATTTTCATCGATTCCGTGCTTCGGATGCTGCTGGGTACGGTGGACGTATTTATGTTAAGCCGCGTGTCCGATACGGCCACAGGGGCGGTTGGGTTAGCTAACGAAATTATTTTCTTCTGTATTCTGATGTTCGGCTTTGTCGGAATCGGAACGAGTGTCGCGGTGTCCCAGTATATCGGGGCCAGACGAGAGCAGGAGGCGAGCCGAATCTCGGCGTTAGCCATTACGATTAACCTGATCTTCGGGATTCTCGTCAGCCTTGTACTAGTAAGCTTCGGTGAACCACTATTGCATCTACTGAATTTGAATCCTGAACAAATTGGCATTGCCAGCCATTATTTAAGGATTATCGGCGGCTTCATTTGGATTGAGGCGCTGTCTTATGCGATTTCGTCGGTTATCCGCTCCACGGGACATACGAAGAGCGTTATGTATGTTACATTGGGTGTCAACATCATCCATATGACAGGCAATTATTTGCTTATATTCGGTAACTTCGGATTTCCAGAATGGGGCGTTACGGGAGCGGCTGTATCGACGGTTATTAGCCGTTTGCTCGGTATCCTCGTTCTTATCGTGATTTTATACCGCCGCATTCCTGCACCGATTCGGCATAAGGATTATGTGACCTGGAACCGTTCGTACGTGAAGCAGATCATGAGCATTGGCTTGCCTGCTGCGGGAGAGCATCTCTCCTGGCAATCGCAGTACCTGATGATCATCAGCTTTGTCAATATGATTGGAGTTACGGCGTTGAATACGCATGTTTATGTTATGAACGTGTCGAACTATTTTATGGCGCTTGCAATGGCGATTGGATCAGGTACGGAGATTATTGTCGGACAAATGGTTGGCGCAGGGGAGAAGAAGGCAGCTTACCATAGATTGATCAAAAGTGTGAGAATCAGTTTCATATTAACATTAGTGATCGTCAGTATAGCATCGCTATTCCGCTATCAGATGATCGGCATGTTCACAAATGACCCTGACATCATTGCTGTGGGAGCGACTATTTTCTTACTATCCATCGTGCTTGAGCCGGGTCGGACCTTCAATACGGTCGTAATCAATTCACTCCGCGCCGCTGGCGATGCACGTTTTCCCGTTATGATGGGCGTGCTCTCGATGTGGGGAGTTTCGGTTCCACTCGCTTATGTGCTAGGCGTTCATTTTGGGTTTGGGCTGCTTGGCATTTGGATCGCATTTGCGGTGGACGAATGGTTGCGCGGGATCATCATGCTGCTTCGCTGGAAAAGCCGGGCCTGGGAGAAAAAGGCCCTCGTCAAGCCACTTTCCGTCTCGGACGTCAGCATCGAAACACAAGCATAA
- a CDS encoding methyl-accepting chemotaxis protein translates to MDVTQKFNYARDKQPITNELIVRAMERNLAVIRFDIDRKVTYVNEVFANVVGYSIEDILKMQHRDFCFDSFANSSAYEQFWNDLLSGQSFQDKIERKNVRGEIVWLEATYMPVYNEQESEIIGILKIATNITERQFSLTTVVKELESTSQVLNQRAEVGINRSRELLLGVDRIAEISEDNILTLKGLQEQAKLIQGIVETIRNIASQTNLLSLNAAIEAAHAGPYGRGFDVVAKEVRKLSGEVSESIIKVQGTIGGITQEISEISEGINRAESSIVESQKQIRVTMEDFNSIVAFAQKLDEQAQNVAENI, encoded by the coding sequence GTGGATGTAACCCAAAAATTTAACTATGCTAGGGATAAACAGCCGATAACGAACGAATTGATCGTCAGAGCGATGGAGCGGAATCTTGCCGTGATCCGTTTTGACATCGACCGAAAAGTGACCTATGTTAACGAGGTATTTGCTAATGTGGTGGGATATTCCATCGAGGATATATTGAAAATGCAGCATCGTGACTTCTGTTTTGACTCTTTTGCTAACTCATCAGCTTATGAACAATTCTGGAATGACCTACTCTCTGGGCAAAGCTTCCAGGATAAGATTGAACGGAAAAATGTCCGTGGTGAAATAGTGTGGCTGGAGGCAACCTATATGCCGGTATATAACGAACAGGAGTCTGAAATCATCGGCATTTTAAAAATAGCAACGAATATTACTGAACGCCAATTTAGCCTGACCACAGTTGTTAAGGAGTTGGAGTCTACTTCCCAAGTCCTGAATCAGCGAGCAGAAGTAGGAATTAACCGGAGTCGGGAGCTGCTGTTGGGTGTGGACCGGATTGCAGAGATTTCAGAAGATAATATCCTTACCCTTAAGGGTCTACAGGAGCAGGCCAAATTGATTCAGGGGATTGTGGAGACCATCCGTAATATTGCCTCCCAAACCAACTTGCTTTCTTTAAATGCAGCTATTGAGGCAGCCCATGCGGGTCCTTATGGCAGGGGGTTTGATGTAGTCGCTAAGGAGGTACGTAAGCTGTCAGGTGAGGTGTCAGAATCTATAATCAAGGTACAGGGAACCATTGGCGGCATAACACAGGAGATATCCGAGATTTCAGAAGGTATCAATCGCGCTGAGTCTTCTATCGTAGAGAGTCAGAAGCAGATACGTGTGACCATGGAGGACTTCAACAGCATCGTTGCCTTCGCCCAGAAGCTAGATGAGCAAGCACAAAACGTTGCTGAAAATATTTAA
- a CDS encoding FAD-binding oxidoreductase — MAQNRKKTGTRLTGRIVLPGSSSYNMARMEYNRRFSKFPRVIVFCRRTQDVINAVKWARERGVRLRARSGRHSYEGFSSVNGGIIIDVSEMNQVRVDRRRRLAYVQTGNPLARVYRKLWDKRVTLPAGTAPDVGVGGLTLGGGIGLLSRKYGLTCDNLKQVKMVVASGRYGAKTIIANKKKHTDLLWASRGGGGGNYGISTAYTFRVRPIKMVSIYSITWKWRDLEKVFPTWQRWAPSVTNRLTSTIEVAAKQVGTIVSTGQLLGSAAELRRWIRPLLRTGTPVKAMVRTVPFIEATKFFAEGDLNLEPKFKISGAFGFRPLPREGVKIIRDFLSHAPNKHSTVWCQSLGGTGSAVSRVSPTATAYPHRKAETIYELSARWRNNGEQQRNIQWVKRFRRALRPFVVGDYVNFPDLRIKNWPKAYYGVNFPRLKRVKRKYDPHNVFRFAQSIPVD, encoded by the coding sequence ATGGCCCAGAACCGGAAGAAGACAGGCACTCGACTGACTGGTAGAATCGTGTTGCCGGGCAGCTCTTCGTACAATATGGCTAGAATGGAGTATAACAGGCGCTTTTCCAAGTTTCCACGGGTTATTGTGTTTTGCAGACGAACGCAGGATGTAATCAACGCCGTCAAATGGGCGCGTGAGCGGGGTGTACGGCTGCGAGCGCGCAGCGGGCGTCATAGCTATGAAGGATTCTCGTCGGTTAATGGCGGGATTATTATCGATGTCAGTGAGATGAATCAGGTGAGAGTGGACCGTAGGAGGAGGCTGGCCTATGTACAGACAGGCAACCCGCTTGCACGCGTATACCGGAAGCTGTGGGATAAGCGTGTGACCCTCCCGGCCGGAACTGCGCCTGACGTTGGGGTTGGCGGGCTAACTCTGGGAGGCGGAATTGGACTACTTTCTCGTAAATATGGACTTACCTGCGATAACCTCAAACAAGTGAAGATGGTCGTAGCATCAGGACGGTATGGGGCGAAGACGATCATCGCCAACAAGAAGAAGCACACCGACCTGCTCTGGGCATCACGGGGCGGCGGTGGAGGAAACTATGGCATTTCTACGGCGTATACATTCCGGGTCCGGCCTATAAAGATGGTCTCCATCTACAGTATTACCTGGAAATGGCGCGACCTGGAGAAGGTATTCCCCACATGGCAGCGCTGGGCGCCTTCCGTCACGAACCGCTTAACCTCAACCATTGAAGTGGCTGCCAAGCAGGTGGGAACGATCGTGTCGACTGGACAATTGCTGGGCAGTGCAGCGGAGCTGCGGCGATGGATCAGACCTTTGCTGCGGACTGGAACTCCGGTGAAAGCGATGGTGCGAACCGTGCCTTTTATCGAAGCAACCAAGTTTTTTGCGGAGGGGGATCTGAATCTGGAGCCCAAGTTTAAAATATCCGGGGCTTTCGGGTTTAGACCGTTACCTCGTGAAGGGGTAAAGATCATCCGTGATTTTCTATCTCACGCGCCCAATAAGCATTCTACCGTGTGGTGTCAAAGCTTAGGTGGTACGGGAAGTGCAGTGAGCCGTGTATCTCCGACGGCTACGGCCTATCCTCACAGGAAGGCAGAGACGATCTATGAACTCTCAGCACGTTGGAGGAACAATGGCGAGCAGCAGCGGAATATTCAATGGGTGAAAAGGTTCCGCAGAGCTTTACGTCCCTTCGTTGTAGGGGATTATGTGAATTTTCCTGACTTGCGGATCAAGAACTGGCCAAAGGCGTATTATGGGGTGAACTTTCCAAGATTGAAGCGGGTGAAGCGGAAGTACGATCCTCATAATGTATTTCGTTTTGCCCAGAGTATACCTGTAGATTAG
- a CDS encoding helix-turn-helix transcriptional regulator: MRKVERINIIMRYINNRAHFTISEIMQEFNISRSTAIRDIREIEALGMPLVAEVGRDGGYFVMNNSVLPTVRFTDNEIKALFIAFMATRNQQLPYLKSRQSLTEKLLGLISENQQDDLVFLNQILLFEGTNPHNPDLLDLSDLPHPMTERLFQVLLMDSYLLVTIQEEKVIQSYPIYLLHLYHEKSQWLIEGFDLKEEKRRIFPVDNLIHVEPYPTKKRESKKKILEKLNKQEEVINLILELGPKAIAQFKKYHPLKVSISYTNPYQTTAILKTFIHVDHSEELNEITNWLLFLGGDIKVREVPEEVLQALQERFKILGLE; this comes from the coding sequence ATGAGAAAAGTTGAACGGATTAATATCATCATGCGGTATATTAATAATCGTGCCCACTTTACAATTTCTGAAATCATGCAAGAATTTAACATCTCTCGTTCGACAGCTATTCGAGATATCAGAGAAATTGAAGCCTTGGGTATGCCACTTGTCGCTGAAGTTGGGAGGGATGGAGGGTATTTTGTCATGAACAACTCTGTCCTTCCCACGGTACGCTTTACTGATAATGAGATTAAAGCCCTTTTTATCGCCTTTATGGCTACAAGAAATCAACAACTCCCTTATCTAAAGAGTCGTCAGTCTTTAACTGAAAAATTACTCGGCCTCATCTCAGAAAACCAGCAAGACGACCTTGTTTTTTTAAATCAGATATTGCTGTTTGAAGGAACCAACCCCCATAATCCAGATCTACTTGATCTGTCAGACCTACCCCATCCCATGACCGAAAGACTCTTTCAAGTTCTTCTTATGGATAGCTATTTATTGGTGACCATCCAGGAAGAGAAGGTAATACAGTCTTATCCCATTTATCTCTTGCACCTTTATCACGAGAAAAGCCAATGGCTCATTGAAGGCTTTGACTTAAAGGAAGAGAAGAGGCGGATTTTTCCTGTCGATAATCTCATCCATGTTGAACCATACCCTACGAAAAAAAGAGAAAGTAAGAAAAAGATTTTAGAAAAACTAAATAAGCAGGAAGAAGTAATCAACCTGATCCTTGAACTTGGTCCAAAGGCGATTGCCCAGTTCAAGAAATACCATCCTTTGAAGGTTTCCATTTCTTATACGAATCCTTATCAAACTACAGCCATTCTAAAAACGTTTATCCATGTTGATCATTCAGAAGAATTAAACGAAATAACAAATTGGTTACTCTTTCTAGGTGGGGATATCAAAGTCAGGGAAGTGCCAGAAGAAGTCTTACAAGCTCTACAAGAGAGATTTAAGATTTTGGGGTTGGAATGA
- a CDS encoding methyl-accepting chemotaxis protein, translating into MKSSESIQKSKKGVVGKTADLFIGKLRNKIILLFLVVALIPLVTTSTYIFNESSSALINKQRESYEKLVANTADTVDQYIGERMAEVRILASTTDIKSTDSVSKSKFLKNFTESTKVFDGNTFTNDHGVVASDTFESNIGVDLNERWYIKSGLEGKDSYSEVVVAKSTGKRSIIVATPVKGENDKVLGVVTGLVNFEAFMEKYTQDLYINDGAGYPIVVDPKGIIQLHPNEELIGKTIGESGVPQELGNILQSQGTSSGSTTYKDGGKTFIVVHAPMAQTGYGLFLHLPQKAITEQVDTVKKEMTIVILLVVVVVSAIAYFVSRQISRPIMEVASVTGRVSSGDLTVSELKTRGRDEVSELAHSVNTMVENLRGFISKVQFTAEEVATSAEELSANAEQTSKATQQIALTIEQMAEGTDQQLQDAETSVNSIKEVAEDVQQVAANAQQVTDSAVQTSRTAGEGNEEIQTVITQMHSIKDTVTQIAEIISNLGARSAEIEDMAKVISDMATQTNLLSLNAAIEAARAGEHGRGFAVVADEIRKLAEHSAHSAGQIGLLISSIQSETQLAVEAMGKGTKEVGLGIEIVDNAGKSFELIQQSINEVAAQIQEVTAYSQQIQSSTGQAVEIVSQISEVAKNSADGTKDISAAAEEQLASMEEVNSFSVSLAKMADDLQSLVKEFKL; encoded by the coding sequence ATGAAGAGTTCTGAATCTATTCAAAAATCAAAGAAAGGGGTTGTTGGCAAGACTGCGGATTTATTTATCGGTAAGCTGCGCAACAAAATCATACTCTTATTTTTAGTTGTTGCACTTATTCCGCTAGTCACGACATCAACCTATATTTTTAACGAGTCTTCTTCTGCACTTATTAATAAGCAACGGGAGAGCTATGAGAAGCTCGTCGCCAATACAGCCGACACCGTGGATCAGTATATTGGGGAACGGATGGCTGAAGTGAGAATTTTGGCTTCTACAACGGATATTAAGTCTACGGATTCCGTGTCGAAATCTAAATTTCTTAAAAACTTTACGGAAAGCACCAAGGTGTTCGACGGGAATACATTTACCAATGATCATGGGGTTGTAGCTTCAGATACATTCGAAAGTAATATCGGAGTTGACCTAAATGAGAGGTGGTATATTAAGAGCGGGTTGGAGGGTAAAGACTCCTACAGTGAAGTCGTAGTCGCCAAATCAACTGGAAAGCGATCTATTATCGTAGCTACACCAGTAAAAGGTGAGAACGATAAGGTATTAGGGGTTGTTACTGGACTAGTTAACTTTGAAGCTTTTATGGAGAAATACACGCAAGATTTATATATCAATGACGGAGCGGGCTATCCTATCGTTGTAGACCCGAAGGGGATTATTCAACTCCATCCTAACGAGGAGTTAATCGGGAAGACGATTGGCGAATCGGGAGTTCCGCAGGAATTAGGGAATATTTTGCAATCCCAGGGGACAAGTTCGGGTTCTACTACATACAAAGACGGAGGTAAAACGTTTATCGTAGTTCATGCTCCGATGGCACAGACGGGGTATGGATTGTTTCTTCACCTCCCACAGAAAGCTATAACGGAGCAGGTCGATACCGTTAAGAAAGAGATGACCATCGTAATATTACTTGTTGTGGTTGTCGTGAGTGCCATTGCTTATTTCGTAAGCCGACAAATATCCAGGCCGATTATGGAGGTTGCCTCTGTTACCGGACGCGTATCCTCAGGAGATTTAACGGTGTCTGAATTAAAGACCCGTGGCCGTGATGAGGTCAGTGAATTAGCCCACTCCGTGAATACGATGGTGGAAAACTTACGAGGCTTTATTTCGAAAGTCCAGTTTACGGCGGAAGAAGTGGCAACTTCGGCTGAAGAGCTGTCCGCAAATGCCGAACAAACGAGCAAGGCGACCCAACAGATTGCTCTAACCATTGAACAAATGGCTGAAGGTACAGATCAGCAGCTTCAAGATGCCGAAACGAGTGTCAATTCGATCAAAGAGGTCGCTGAAGACGTGCAGCAAGTTGCCGCGAATGCACAGCAAGTGACAGATTCGGCAGTACAGACATCCCGAACCGCTGGGGAAGGGAACGAGGAAATTCAGACGGTTATTACACAGATGCATTCGATCAAAGATACAGTAACGCAAATTGCCGAAATTATATCGAATCTGGGAGCAAGATCAGCCGAAATCGAAGATATGGCCAAGGTCATCTCCGATATGGCTACTCAGACAAATCTATTGTCGCTCAACGCTGCCATTGAGGCTGCTCGAGCAGGGGAGCATGGCCGTGGCTTTGCCGTAGTTGCAGATGAAATCCGCAAATTGGCGGAGCACTCCGCTCACTCGGCAGGACAGATTGGGCTGCTGATCTCCTCGATTCAAAGCGAGACCCAACTTGCCGTCGAAGCGATGGGCAAGGGAACCAAAGAAGTGGGTCTGGGCATTGAAATTGTCGATAATGCTGGTAAATCGTTCGAGCTCATTCAACAATCCATTAATGAAGTAGCGGCGCAAATCCAAGAGGTTACTGCTTATTCCCAGCAGATACAATCCAGTACAGGACAAGCCGTTGAGATTGTTAGTCAAATCTCTGAAGTGGCGAAAAATTCGGCGGATGGCACGAAGGACATTTCAGCCGCAGCGGAAGAACAATTGGCGTCGATGGAGGAAGTTAACTCGTTCTCTGTATCCTTGGCTAAAATGGCGGATGATTTGCAGAGCCTCGTGAAAGAGTTCAAGTTATAA
- a CDS encoding GyrI-like domain-containing protein produces MAQYTLEEKESFIVLGIGTELKSDYTDFVGINKEKADFWSAVEQDGRLATLKAIATNDYIFAVNEAVNNKMMHYAGVMTEESLPEATRVIQFPKGEYLVVKGEGTTADELSNKLAGIAFGQVLPEAKDFAYVGGPNTTVQMGQRDGVVFGEMWIPVVNK; encoded by the coding sequence ATGGCACAATATACGTTGGAGGAAAAAGAAAGCTTTATCGTATTAGGAATTGGGACAGAGCTGAAGAGCGATTACACAGACTTTGTCGGCATAAACAAGGAAAAGGCAGACTTTTGGTCGGCTGTCGAACAAGATGGAAGGCTTGCCACTTTAAAAGCCATCGCCACAAATGATTACATTTTTGCTGTGAACGAAGCGGTGAATAACAAGATGATGCACTATGCTGGTGTCATGACAGAGGAATCATTGCCAGAGGCAACCAGGGTTATTCAATTCCCAAAGGGGGAATACCTGGTTGTAAAAGGGGAAGGGACGACGGCTGATGAGCTCAGTAATAAGCTTGCTGGCATTGCCTTTGGTCAGGTACTACCAGAAGCCAAGGATTTTGCCTATGTGGGTGGGCCAAATACAACGGTTCAGATGGGGCAGCGAGACGGTGTAGTATTTGGAGAAATGTGGATTCCCGTTGTTAATAAATAG